One genomic window of Salmo salar chromosome ssa12, Ssal_v3.1, whole genome shotgun sequence includes the following:
- the LOC106565350 gene encoding solute carrier family 2, facilitated glucose transporter member 11 isoform X2, whose amino-acid sequence MREALKDLVRYWRLYLLTLVLGIGGSFQLGMQVSIMASPAEHIQRFVNQTWLGRYEVPVSDSTNMLIWSFIVSVFSLGGWVGAIHSGSLSVTYGRKKALLFNNIVALVAAVLMVFSPMAKSFEMILLGRFLYGYNAGLGWNIHLMYLGESSPKKLRGFLTITITIFNNLGKVMGQIVGIKELMGTDDMWPWLMALGGLPAILQFVTLLFFPEAPRYLYIDKGDTEGCKKALHWLWQEDDVQMEMDEMGKERASMQGQNVKTIWDVLTSRCVRWQLLVLVIPCAGVQFCGFNAIYLYAFDIFREAGVAEDKMHYLSIGIGTTDLITITLSSLLIDRAGRKMLMGYGYLLMGVIMSVLIVMLSVKDQYWVPYANIALIFSVICVYGLGPSGIASTLPADIFLQAWRPSAYVISGSINWLSLFLIGMFFPFIVDGLGQFCFLIFVAYCLFSAAFVLYFLPETKGKSTVEIMEDFNKLNYKNRGTDTEKADFVMATKF is encoded by the exons atgagagaagcaCTCAAGGACCTG GTGCGGTACTGGAGGCTTTACCTGTTGACGTTGGTATTGGGAATTGGGGGATCATTTCAATTGGGGATGCAAGTTTCCATCATGGCTTCTCCAGCTGAG caTATCCAGAGATTTGTGAACCAGACCTGGCTGGGGAGGTATGAGGTTCCAGTAAGCGATTCAACCAACATGCTCATATGGTCTTTCATAGTGTCTGTGTTCAGCCTGGGAGGATGGGTCGGGGCTATACACAGTGGCAGCCTCTCTGTCACCTACGGCAG GAAGAAAGCCTTGCTGTTCAACAACATAGTGGCCCTCGTAGCCGCTGTACTGATGGTCTTCAGTCCCATGGCCAAGTCCTTTGAGATGATCCTGCTGGGCAGATTTCTCTATGGATATAATGCTG gcCTGGGGTGGAACATACACCTGATGTATCTGGGCGAGAGTTCACCCAAGAAGCTGAGAGGATTCctgaccatcaccatcaccatcttcAATAACCTGGGGAAGGTCATGGGTCAGATTGTTGGAATCAA GGAGCTGATGGGTACCGATGACATGTGGCCCTGGCTCATGGCCCTTGGTGGCCTCCCTGCCATCCTCCAGTTTGTGACCTTGCTGTTCTTCCCTGAGGCTCCCCGCTACCTATACATTGACAAGGGAGACACTGAGGGCTGCAAAAAAG cccTGCACTGGCTGTGGCAGGAGGATGACGTGCAGATGGAGATGGATGaaatggggaaggagagagcgagcaTGCAGGGCCAGAATGTTAAGACCATTTGGGATGTGCTGACTTCTCGCTGTGTCAGGTGGCAGCTGTTGGTTCTGGTCATCCCCTGTGCCGGCGTTCAGTTCTGTGGGTTTAACGCG ATTTATTTATACGCTTTCGACATCTTCCGTGAAGCTGGAGTAGCAGAGGACAAGATGCATTACCTTTCCATTGGCATCGGAACAACAGATCTCATCACCATCACTCTCAGT TCTCTGTTGATAGACCGCGCGGGCAGGAAGATGCTGATGGGCTATGGCTACCTGTTGATGGGAGTCATCATGTCCGTCCTGATTGTTATGCTGTCTGTCAAG GACCAGTACTGGGTCCCGTATGCTAACATCGCCCTCATCTTCTCTGTCATCTGCGTTTATGGACTAGGACCTT CTGGAATAGCCAGCACCCTCCCTGCAGATATCTTCCTTCAGGCCTGGAGACCGTCCGCTTACGTCATTAGTGGCTCCATCAACTGGTTAAGCCTGTTCTTGATTGGGATGTTCTTCCCCTTCATAGTG GATGGACTGGGCCAGTTCTGCTTCCTGATCTTTGTAGCATACTGCCTCTTCAGTGCAGCATTCGTACTCTACTTCCTCCCAGAGACCAAAGGCAAGAGCACGGTGGAGATCATGGAGGACTTTAACAAACTCAACTACAAGAACAGGGGAACAGACACCGAAAAGGCTGACTTTGTTATGGCAACGAAATTTTAA